A genomic segment from Candidatus Ancaeobacter aquaticus encodes:
- the recQ gene encoding DNA helicase RecQ → MMQKMDEIYAALRQYWGYTLFRPLQEDVISSILKGQDTLVMLPTGGGKSLCFQLPAMLKDGMAVVISPLISLMKDQVDSLVDMGISAAYLNSSQKAKERASVIKKIQNGEVKLLYISPERLQNDAAVTLLKSVPLSFFVIDEAHCISHWGHDFRADYRNLKIIKEWFEGINVHTFTATATEEVQRDIVQQLGLHEPGMHIGGLDRANLTYRIRPRSKIINQIKDVLEKHPDEAGIIYCLRRNDVDKISKQLNLLGYKNLPYHAGLSDDMRRQHQDKFALEEVDIIVATVAFGMGIDRSNIRFVIHAAMPKSIEHYHQETGRAGRDGLNSYCYMFYGGNDYRTLSSFIGESPNQKVMMDKLSLFYNFCTCPKCRHKVLVNYFGQNYRDGSCDACDYCLNELDMVDGALIVSQKILSCVARVRMGRDYGFGADYIVSVLQGKKIEQIMSRGDQNLSTFGLMADESVVFIRYMIEQLIGQGFLQRDMDYSTLSLTDSSRQVLRAEKTPVLAKPLITVRKKEIAKRQRESREMDWSGIDRELFSLLREERAKLAQKKRVPAYIIFGDKSLKDMALKKPVTREEFADVFGVGESKVELYAEIFTAVIKKSGNSY, encoded by the coding sequence ATGATGCAGAAAATGGATGAAATATATGCGGCTTTGAGGCAGTACTGGGGATATACTTTGTTTCGTCCTTTGCAGGAAGATGTGATCTCATCGATTTTGAAAGGGCAGGATACTTTGGTTATGCTTCCAACTGGGGGAGGGAAGTCACTATGTTTTCAGCTTCCCGCGATGCTTAAGGACGGTATGGCTGTCGTTATTTCACCTTTGATCTCACTTATGAAAGACCAGGTTGACAGTCTTGTAGATATGGGTATTTCCGCGGCGTATTTAAATTCCAGTCAGAAGGCAAAAGAGCGCGCGTCAGTAATAAAAAAGATCCAAAATGGTGAGGTGAAACTTTTATATATTTCTCCTGAACGGTTGCAAAATGATGCGGCGGTTACTCTTTTAAAATCAGTTCCACTTTCATTTTTTGTTATCGATGAAGCGCATTGCATTAGTCACTGGGGACATGATTTTAGGGCAGATTATCGAAACCTGAAGATTATTAAGGAGTGGTTTGAAGGGATTAATGTTCATACCTTTACCGCTACAGCCACGGAGGAAGTTCAGCGTGATATAGTTCAACAGCTTGGATTGCATGAACCCGGTATGCATATCGGAGGGTTAGACCGCGCAAATTTAACCTATCGCATAAGACCACGTTCTAAAATCATAAATCAGATAAAAGATGTCCTGGAAAAACATCCGGATGAGGCAGGGATTATTTATTGTTTGCGTCGAAACGATGTAGATAAAATTTCAAAACAATTGAACCTTCTCGGTTATAAAAACCTGCCTTATCATGCCGGTCTTTCGGATGATATGCGCAGGCAGCATCAGGATAAATTTGCACTTGAGGAGGTAGACATAATTGTGGCGACGGTGGCCTTTGGGATGGGTATTGATCGTTCCAATATCCGTTTTGTGATCCATGCGGCGATGCCAAAAAGTATCGAACACTATCATCAGGAAACTGGCCGTGCCGGTCGTGATGGACTTAACTCGTATTGCTATATGTTTTATGGAGGAAATGACTATCGTACTTTGAGTTCTTTCATTGGTGAGTCTCCTAATCAAAAAGTCATGATGGATAAGTTAAGTTTATTTTATAATTTTTGCACGTGTCCAAAATGCCGGCATAAAGTTTTGGTAAACTATTTTGGGCAGAACTATCGGGATGGTTCTTGTGATGCATGCGACTATTGTTTGAATGAACTTGATATGGTTGATGGCGCGCTGATAGTTTCCCAGAAGATATTATCTTGTGTGGCAAGAGTGAGGATGGGTAGAGATTACGGGTTTGGAGCTGACTATATTGTTTCGGTATTGCAGGGAAAGAAGATCGAACAGATTATGTCTAGGGGAGATCAGAATTTGTCAACATTTGGCTTAATGGCCGATGAATCGGTTGTTTTTATACGTTATATGATCGAACAGTTGATAGGGCAGGGTTTTTTACAGAGAGATATGGATTATTCAACGCTTTCGCTTACAGATTCAAGCAGGCAGGTATTGCGCGCTGAAAAAACGCCTGTTTTGGCTAAGCCGTTAATAACGGTAAGAAAGAAAGAGATTGCAAAAAGGCAAAGGGAAAGCCGCGAGATGGATTGGAGTGGTATTGATCGCGAGTTATTCAGTTTGCTGCGTGAAGAAAGAGCAAAACTTGCTCAGAAGAAGCGTGTTCCGGCATATATTATCTTTGGTGATAAATCCTTAAAGGATATGGCATTGAAAAAGCCAGTGACCAGAGAAGAATTCGCGGACGTTTTTGGAGTGGGAGAGAGCAAAGTGGAATTATATGCCGAAATATTTACAGCGGTAATAAAAAAATCGGGAAACTCTTATTAA
- a CDS encoding DUF4824 family protein translates to MKILLPIHKLFVLGVLVIIAANSVVFLFIVSNRSGQPESVTELTERELRLPYSIDEENSGLALRLSWRTLGKVDKDFTYGHWSSPEWFDLQKLNELGFKIDGDVTSVKNKRKLKRAIPKQVFIVLEYNGDLYKESLRRAQQHFAEAQSAYEKNSESKRARDNFKYVKKQLEEEYKSESRLFAIDAGLDAQLLREKYSDRSRFIITNGMVRPSYNYGKENSEVYGIVTDISVNSIHVPLDKRIVFDVILFHDKIDSREPKLPRFTVELAYGSRYEPWILKVHMIEEKL, encoded by the coding sequence ATGAAAATATTGTTACCAATACATAAATTATTTGTGCTTGGCGTGCTGGTGATCATTGCTGCAAACAGCGTAGTCTTTTTGTTTATTGTATCTAACCGTTCTGGGCAGCCGGAATCGGTCACAGAATTAACCGAAAGAGAATTGCGTCTTCCGTACAGTATTGATGAAGAAAATAGCGGTCTGGCTCTTCGTTTATCGTGGAGAACATTGGGGAAAGTTGATAAGGATTTCACGTATGGTCACTGGTCTTCTCCGGAGTGGTTCGATTTGCAAAAACTGAATGAATTGGGATTCAAAATAGATGGTGATGTTACTAGCGTGAAAAATAAAAGAAAACTCAAAAGGGCTATACCAAAACAGGTGTTTATTGTGCTTGAATATAACGGTGATCTCTATAAGGAATCTTTGAGAAGGGCGCAGCAGCATTTTGCTGAGGCGCAAAGCGCGTACGAAAAGAACAGTGAGAGTAAAAGGGCTCGTGATAATTTTAAATATGTGAAAAAACAGCTGGAGGAAGAATACAAATCAGAATCCCGTCTTTTCGCGATCGATGCTGGCCTTGATGCGCAATTGTTGAGAGAAAAATATTCTGACCGATCACGGTTCATTATTACCAACGGTATGGTGCGGCCGAGTTATAATTATGGGAAAGAAAACAGTGAAGTATACGGGATTGTCACGGATATTAGTGTGAATAGTATTCATGTGCCTCTGGATAAGAGGATAGTGTTTGACGTGATCTTATTTCATGATAAAATCGACAGCAGAGAACCGAAATTACCCCGCTTCACGGTTGAATTAGCTTATGGCAGCCGCTATGAGCCATGGATCCTGAAGGTTCATATGATCGAAGAAAAGTTATAA